One Sporomusaceae bacterium FL31 DNA window includes the following coding sequences:
- a CDS encoding radical SAM protein, translating into MSMWKLSAGTACVAGKKQLKTDVLPTTAYIMLGEKCLNNCRFCAQSRDSGARANMLSRVTWPEIPGQEAAEAIHAAFQAGRLKRACLQVVRNPQSWQESLDALASLTSESSIPVCISSTIDSVEQARELIERGAERICIALDAATPKIFRQVKDGDWTRRWELLNRCARELPGRASTHLMVGLGETEAEMVSTIADCLVQGITVGLFAFTPIRGTAWFDRQPPSIGQYRRVQIAHFLLKKGCSRTVFQYCDGNLTGINLPSEQIESLLADGAAFETSGCPDCNRPYYNERPGGVMYNYPRPLNRTEAEQAIVESEIFAVKTKSVERYCL; encoded by the coding sequence GTGAGCATGTGGAAACTGTCAGCTGGTACTGCTTGTGTGGCAGGCAAGAAGCAATTAAAGACTGACGTGCTTCCTACTACCGCTTATATTATGCTGGGTGAAAAATGCCTGAATAACTGCCGGTTTTGTGCCCAGTCCAGGGATAGTGGCGCCCGGGCCAATATGCTCTCCAGGGTTACTTGGCCGGAAATACCCGGGCAAGAGGCTGCTGAAGCGATTCATGCTGCTTTTCAAGCCGGACGCTTAAAGCGGGCTTGCCTGCAAGTTGTGCGAAACCCGCAAAGCTGGCAAGAAAGTCTTGATGCCCTGGCGTCTTTGACTAGTGAGAGTTCCATTCCTGTCTGCATTTCAAGTACGATCGACAGCGTAGAGCAGGCCAGGGAATTGATTGAGCGAGGTGCTGAACGCATCTGTATAGCTCTTGATGCTGCCACTCCAAAAATTTTCCGGCAGGTTAAAGATGGTGATTGGACCAGGCGCTGGGAACTGCTTAACCGGTGTGCGAGAGAATTGCCCGGCCGGGCCAGTACTCATCTTATGGTGGGGTTAGGGGAAACCGAAGCGGAAATGGTCAGTACCATTGCCGATTGTTTAGTACAGGGGATCACGGTTGGCTTATTTGCCTTTACGCCGATCAGAGGAACAGCCTGGTTTGACCGGCAGCCGCCTTCTATTGGTCAGTACCGGCGAGTTCAAATTGCCCATTTTTTACTTAAGAAAGGCTGCAGCCGGACTGTGTTCCAATATTGTGACGGAAATTTAACCGGGATTAACCTCCCCAGTGAACAAATAGAAAGTCTGCTGGCAGATGGAGCGGCTTTTGAAACCAGCGGCTGTCCGGACTGTAACCGGCCTTATTATAACGAACGTCCTGGCGGCGTGATGTATAACTATCCGCGGCCGCTTAACCGGACAGAGGCTGAGCAAGCCATTGTTGAAAGTGAAATCTTTGCTGTAAAAACCAAGAGCGTGGAGCGGTATTGCCTATGA
- the lipM gene encoding octanoyltransferase LipM: protein MKWRIINSGIQRAAVNMAVDEAILQAHAHGEVPPTIRFYGWEPAAVSLGYFQRAAAEVNIERCRKQGIDVVRRLTGGRAVLHDAELTYSVVVRADHPLIPTTITASYRYFSGGILAGLKRLGIDACMSIPAGAYGQTKRSHTSAACFDAPSQYEITVQGRKMVGSAQVRKDGVVLQHGSILLTFDPELVASLLNLPAPGMEALLTGMLAKRAISLSEALGREVGWQQACQAMMDVFGSALGVEAEPGQLSQQEQDNACQLAHTKYSQDSWNLRR, encoded by the coding sequence ATGAAGTGGCGAATCATTAACAGCGGCATTCAGCGGGCAGCCGTCAATATGGCGGTGGATGAAGCCATTTTGCAAGCCCATGCTCATGGCGAAGTGCCACCTACCATTCGATTTTATGGTTGGGAACCGGCGGCAGTAAGCTTGGGCTATTTTCAAAGGGCTGCCGCCGAAGTCAATATTGAGCGTTGCCGGAAACAAGGGATTGATGTGGTGCGGCGGCTGACCGGCGGACGGGCTGTGCTGCATGATGCTGAACTGACTTACAGTGTGGTGGTGCGGGCTGATCATCCGCTTATTCCTACAACCATTACAGCATCATACCGTTATTTTAGTGGAGGCATTCTAGCCGGACTGAAAAGACTGGGGATTGATGCGTGTATGAGCATTCCTGCCGGAGCGTACGGTCAGACCAAGCGCTCTCATACTTCAGCGGCCTGCTTTGATGCCCCTTCTCAATATGAGATTACCGTGCAAGGCCGAAAAATGGTAGGCAGTGCTCAGGTACGTAAAGACGGGGTGGTTTTACAGCATGGTTCCATTCTGCTGACTTTTGATCCGGAACTGGTTGCTTCGCTGCTCAACCTGCCGGCGCCAGGGATGGAAGCGTTATTGACTGGGATGCTTGCTAAACGGGCAATATCACTTTCGGAAGCATTAGGCAGGGAGGTTGGCTGGCAGCAAGCTTGTCAAGCCATGATGGACGTTTTTGGTTCAGCGCTGGGAGTTGAAGCCGAGCCTGGTCAGCTTAGTCAACAGGAACAAGACAATGCTTGCCAACTGGCACATACCAAATACAGTCAGGATAGCTGGAATCTGCG
- a CDS encoding radical SAM protein — protein sequence MESLERLPVSETIRFAYPKKTKPVTVTGPNCELNCAHCGGHYLKHMQPIDEMTAADSSPSWLVSGGCQADGAVPIGEHIARLAELKQGRRYNMHVGLVSDAEIDMLAGVADCVSFDFVADNATIQDVFGSGRKVEDYIRCYQSLRRKVRVMPHICIGLNGGEICGEYRALELLRELGAETLTFIIFMPTRGTRFADRKPPSLVAVAEILSSARLMFPDIPIHLGCMRPGGRYREDIDKWAVRIALNSIVNPAPAAVALAERLGLKITRGEECCVL from the coding sequence CCATTCGCTTCGCATACCCGAAAAAGACTAAGCCAGTTACGGTCACTGGCCCTAACTGCGAACTGAATTGCGCCCACTGTGGCGGCCATTATCTGAAACATATGCAGCCTATTGACGAAATGACTGCCGCTGACTCCAGCCCTAGCTGGCTGGTCAGCGGCGGCTGCCAGGCCGACGGGGCTGTTCCTATCGGAGAGCATATTGCCAGGCTGGCTGAGCTCAAGCAGGGGCGGCGCTACAATATGCATGTCGGTCTGGTCAGTGATGCTGAGATTGACATGCTGGCAGGCGTTGCGGACTGTGTGTCTTTTGATTTCGTTGCCGACAATGCTACGATACAGGACGTGTTTGGCAGCGGACGCAAAGTAGAGGACTATATCCGGTGCTATCAGTCCTTGCGTCGTAAGGTGCGGGTTATGCCGCATATTTGTATTGGCCTGAATGGTGGGGAAATTTGCGGTGAGTACCGGGCGTTAGAACTGTTGCGTGAACTGGGAGCCGAGACGCTCACCTTCATTATTTTCATGCCGACACGAGGGACTCGGTTTGCTGACCGGAAGCCGCCCAGTCTTGTGGCGGTGGCCGAGATTTTGTCCAGTGCACGGCTGATGTTTCCTGATATTCCAATCCATCTTGGTTGTATGCGCCCTGGCGGCCGTTACCGGGAGGATATTGACAAATGGGCTGTTCGCATCGCCCTGAATTCTATTGTAAACCCAGCGCCTGCTGCTGTGGCTCTGGCGGAAAGGCTGGGACTTAAAATTACGCGGGGAGAGGAGTGCTGTGTACTGTGA